ACTAGCGGCTAGTCTAACGCAAGGAGCGAGACACTGCTCTGAATGTGTGAAAAAGTTGAGTATTTAAATGGAGTGTGTGATTAGCAAAAGGTGTTCCGAGTTAATAATCATGTGCATGTGATCTGGGAAgtgggtcatgtgactgatcatGCGGTGCTGCTGGGAAATGGTTGTGGCAGGAAGTTCCGGGAGTTGTTTCAAGTGTTCTTAGGAAATATGTTTACGTAGGAAATATCATCAGTGTCAGAACCGACGGAAAGTGATCCAGGTCCATTTTAAAGCTAAATTAAATAACGTTAGCCGAGGTTtgcttcaaaacaaaaaaaaaagtgttaaaagtGCACGTGATTTGTTgatgtattcattttattactTAATTCGTGCTACAATTTTGTTCCTTGTAGTAGTTCTTTTTTCTTTAGGTCAATTTTAAcgcttgttttgtgtttgatttgctctttacctcaaggtttgatgtgttgtgctgtGCGTGCCgagatgctttcctgctcaccgtggatgtaaagagtgatgatatccttcctgtcagctcagaacAGTCTGGTCATCCTCCTCCTCGGATCTCTCCCATCAACAAgctgtttcagcctgcagaccctccgctCGCCCCGTTCACTCCATTCATAAGTGTGAACTCACGAGACGGTCATGTGTGAAAACCCCAGATCAGCGGCtgctgaaatactcaaaccatcccGTCTGACACCTCGGTTATGaggtcacagagatcagacttggtcttcattctgatgtttgatgtgaacattaattgaagctcttgacctgtatctgcatgagtttatgcattgtactgctgccccgtgattggctgattagataactgcactTGTTCCTAATAACGTGGATGGTGAGCGTATacatgttttggaaattctacGCTGTGATCATTGAAGTGCAAGTTATTTTGGATTACACACAGCAACGTGAGTCTGGCAAGAGATACGACAACAAACGCCAGGAGAACAAAATGTTACAATTTCTGTTAATATTTTATTGGGATATTTAAATTCTTGGATGTGTTTATTTCATCAGTCAACGTTTTGGTCTTTCCATAAGATAGTGCCTGGTCCCGTGGAGTGACGTCGTTCTTGTGTAAAACAGCTACAACATATTAGCTCGCTGACGTCCTGCTTTGCCGCAGGAAGTAAAGGACGATCCAGTTGAACTAATTAAAATCTAGTTGTTAAAAACCCAGCTGCCATTTTTTTATATCGAGAATGTGACAGGTATTTTAAAAAGACCACAGCGGACCACCGCGTGACATTACTCATCCCAACAGTGCCATTAAGACTATTTTTACCATTAAAGCTATAAGCTGTGACTAAATATAATTTACGATGTAAAATATAACATACTAATacgttaaaaatatattatatttgtgttAGTATACAATGAGGAAAACAAGGCTGATCATGGTTAGTTGAAAAAGCTAAAGCTACGCGACATCGACTTTCTTACTTCACGACCcggtgttttgtgtttttttttgtgttataaaATGTCTGATTGAAAATTACGTATgaaaggttcttttttttttttgtacttcacTCGTGTCCTTCGTGATTCTTTATCGTTCGCAGCTGACAGGCAAATTAAAACTGCATAGCAAAATTGTTTTCACTCGCCGAAGCATGTTCAAGTTCGGTATGAAGAGGCGCGGTCATCCTAGATAGAGAGCGAGAAATAGGGGCGCTTCACAATCTTTTCCAAAAATAGATCAGGCATGGAATTATGACAAAATAACGTAAAACAAACATACTGGCattgtattattagtattacaGATCATATTTTAGCATTACTTAATGGATATAGAGTTAACTTTCCACTGGTTGTGCTGGTTAACCTTTGACCTTTGTTACATTTTCAccttaaaaatgattttttgttgttgtttttttttaaatagagatcATATGTACTTTCTTCATGCACCTTCAAAACAGTGTTTTGTTCACAGCCTATCTGAGCGCCAGGTCAGGATTTGCACTAAATACCACATCAGAACTACTGTAGGGATAGTGTTGAACTGGACATGTGTGCACTAGGACCCAGGGTCAGTTGTGTTAGTTAGTTTCTCCTTATTAACCCAAGCATCTGATTCTTTTCTTTCACTGCCTTAATGGCAGATGGCCACCAGGAGGCGCTTGAAGTCTCCGCCGCACTCCGAGCTGATGGCTTCCTTCAGTGGCACGTCGTATTTCTCCAGGTACATGTCCTTAATCGTCTCCAGGTCGATCTGGGAAGCACAGAGATCCGGCACGTCAGGGGTGGGATTCGGTAAACGTGCGATACGAAAGCGTGGCAGGTTTGGGTGCGGTGGCATACGAAAGACGTTTTAAAGGAATAGTGCAGGTTCTAACATTACGCGTGAGGTTAGGGGTCCTACCTCGGAGCGGCCGACGATGATGCGAACGAGGGTGTCCTCGTCAGTGCCTGCTCCCTTCATGGCTGCGTTCAGACGCCGAGCGAAATACAGCTGCGGATTCTTAGCACATCGCACTGTAGGAACAGACGCAGGTAATAACGCGTTTATATACCGAATATGACAACGTTCAGCCCACCAATCAACACTCCGGCGTGGCCCGAGTGCCACCGGCTTATGACGGTGAGCGAAAACCTGGTGCTGGCTTTATTGTAGTGCAAACTTTGGTTGTCCCTCTAACGGAACCCTTAAACCTtctctatgtagaaccctatgGCAAAGTGTTTgcctatcagaaagggttccatgTAGAACCAATTTTTGGAAGCCAAGAACCTTTAATTATTCAACGAATCCTTAAAAACTCTTCTCTAAAATATATAGAACCCTTAATGGTACTTCATCTGTCCCTCTGGAGGAACCCGTACTGGTTTTGTGTAGAACCCTAGGACAACGTGTTTCACAATAAGAAAGGGTTCCATGTAGAACCAATTTTTGGAAGCCAAGAACCTTTAATTATTCAACGAATCCTTAAAAACTCTTCTCTAAAATATATAGAACCCTTAATGGTACTTCATCTGTCCCTCTGGAGGAACCCGTAATGGTTTTGTGCAGAACCCTAGGACAACGTGTTTCACAATAAGAAAGGGTTCCATGTAGAACCAATTTTTGGAAGCCAAGAACCTTTAATTATTCAGTGAATCCTTAACAACGGTTTTCTCTAAAATATATAGAACCCTTAATGGTACTTCATCTGTCCCTCTGGAGGAACCCGTACTGGTTTTGTGTAGAACCCTAGGACAACGTGTTTCACGATGAGAAATGGTTCCATGTGGAAGCATTTCATTTTGAAATCAAACCTTATTGAATGATTCCTCCGCCTCCCCACCAAGAGTGTATACTCTTAAAACATCTTGAACCCTTAACAGTCCTTCAAATTTCCCTCAGGAGGAACCCTTAAAAGTTCCACGTAGAACCCTATAACTGTGGGTTCCTCTCAAAAAGGgttcctataaaaaaaaagagctcttttttttcccgAAGCTAGAAACACTTAGAATACCTTTTAAGAACTTGTTTCTAAACATTTCTTTGCTGAAGTGTGTGGTACATCCTGCTAATTAGTTTCTTCTTCAGACCTAGAACGTGTCAGGCAAAAACAATTAGGATAAAGAAATGTTTCgaggttctttaagggttcattggataattacagGTTCTAATCTTCTAAAATGGTCGTACGTAGGAACCTTTCCGATAGGAAACCCTGTTGTAGGGatctacacagaacctttaagtGAACCCACAGAGAGACAAGCAAGCAACCCTTAAGGATTCAACATTTAACAGTGTATTATCTATGATCCAGTTTTAATATTACGCGCCAGTGTACTGGAGTGCCAATAAATTTTGACACCCCCGTAGAACCTTAAGGTCACCGGCAAGCGCTCGGTCCTCGTTCAGCACAGACGGCTGTCCTACGTTCATCTTTAATGCTCACCCAGCGCGATGTAACACTTCTTCAGCGTTCCTGAAGTTTCGTTCTCGATGGCATCCAGAATCTCCGTTCCAGAAATCTAAGACAGTTTGGGGATGAAACACGATCTGTGAGTGACGGCTCTCTCGGACACGAGACAGCAGAGAGACGCTTTTGGTATTCAGGCCGTGTTACGACACACTCACAGATTCGTAGGTTTTGAACGTGGCCTGGAGCTGCAGGTAGTTCCTGGTGGCCAGGATGTAGCTGAACGTCGACTCGTCTGTGCCGAAGCAGCCCTCTCCGGCCTGGGGATGTGACGGAAAtcgttttttatttacactcagtcacttgatcataatatttcctgATTTTTAGCCAAAAACGTTTACCAGATATTGATAGATTAGTTAAAcagagataataaaaaaaaaaaaacacacaaacaaacaaaaataaataaagatatttttcCTCATAATGTAACAATGTTAACTGCAGCTTATACAGTAAATGACCTGTAGGCACACAACAGCGCCCACTAGTGGCACTATGTGCATTTAAAGCAGCATTGTCATAGAAGAGAAGTTcacaaccttttgtaactaaagcccccttTCGATAGCCCCCCGCCCACCCCCCGGCCCCGATCTATATAAAAgggttatataaaaaaaaatttaaaccatGATGGTGAAAAACAGGTCCTACCTCGAACAGTGACATGGCGTCTTGTTCAGCCAGAGCCTCGTCCACTTCATAACTCTCATCTCGATTTCCCTTAAAGAAAGATTGCAGAAGCACACTCTGAAATTATTTCACCGCACACgatagagggagagaagagcATACATACGTACAAGATGAAAATCACAATGCAGTTTATTCACTCTTAATGAGTCCTAAATTTGTCACTGTGAATTGTTGATAAATTactgtaagaggaataaaagacttcaggGCATGTAGCAggaactctgcttcatcacaccccGGCGCtgctgattcatttcctataaaagcatgcctctgtgtgttttattccttacatgttaGTCAGTTAGCACAGTGGTACGGTAGCTCTGTGGTTACAAGTTGTGAATTTAAATTCCAGAACCACAAACAAAGCTGCAGGTGGAACcgggtgtgtttttgtgtccCGCCTCATTTACACGATGCTTTAgatcaatgtaaatgtaaggtTCTGTGGTTGGAAGGTTCCAAGTTGAAATCACAGAACTTCTGTTTGTCCTGAAACACATTGACTCACACTGGACTTTCTTATTTTAAGTCTGCCCAGGTAGGAGGAGCTAGATCCGGTCCAACTCCACCCCCTGCATGTTTTGATTTTGAGTCTTCCCAGGTAGGAGGAGCTAGATCCGGTCCAACTCCACCCCCTGCATGTTTTGATTTTGAGTCTTCCCAGGTAGGAGGAGCTAGATCCGGTCCAACTCCACCCCCTGcatgttttgattttgattcTGCCCAAGTAGGAGGAGCTAGATCCGGTCCAACTCCACCCCCTGcatgttttgattttgattcTGCCCAAGTAGGAGGAGCTAGATCCGGTCCAACTCCACCCCCTTGCATGTTTTGATTTTGAGTCTTCCCAGGTAGGAGGAGCTAGATCCGGTCCAACTCCACCCCCTGCATGTTTTGATTTTGAGTCTTCCCAGGTAGGAGGAGCTAGATCCGGTCCAACTCCACCCCCTGcatgttttgattttgattcTGCCCAAGTAGGAGGAGCTAGATCCGGTCCAACTCCACCCCCTTGCATGTTTTGATTTTGAGTCTTCCCAGGTAGGAGGAGCTAGATCCAGTCCAACTCCACCCCCTTGCATGTTTTGATTTTCATTCTGCCCAAGTAGGAGGAGCTAGATCCGGTCCAACTCCACCCCCTTGcatgttttgattttgattcTGCCCAAGTAGGAGGAGCTAGATCCGGTCCAACTCCACCCCCTTGCATGTTTTGATTTTGAGTCTTCCCAGGCAGGAGGAGCTAGATCTGATCCAACTCCACCCCCTTGCATGTTTTGATTTTGAGTCTTCCCAGGTAGGAGGAGCTAGATCCGATCCAACTCCACCCCCTGcatgttttgattttgattcTGCCCAAGTAGGAGGAGCTAGATCTGATCCAACTCCACCCCCTTGcatgttttgattttgattcTGCCCAAGTAGGAGGAGCTAGATCCGGTCCGGCTCTACCCCCTGGAATATTTGTTCTGCAATGAGGACTACTTGGGCGTGTTTTGGTTGCCAGGAATTTGCCAAGGCTAGAAAGTGGCTTCTCTGGTTGTTAACAGTCCAGAAACGGGATTATCCTGCGCAGCTGGGCTGCTGATCTGTTCACCCCTGTGTACAGAAACCGGTGCCTGACCTCTTCACTGCAGGAAAGTGAAGTGAAGCATTACAGTCATTCATTAACAGGAAAGTGAAACACAGGCCTTCAGTCTGCTGTGTGTTACTGAACCCCGGTCTGTAATCAGATCTGGCAGGTTTGGAGGACGAGGGAGGGGGTTCAGGAAAGCGACAGTCAGAGAGATCTCGGTTTCACTCCACACAGCGGACTCAGTGGCTTTCCTGAGAGAATCAGAAGGTTACGACGGCGTTTTAGAGACAGAGTttagaaattaaaaatacaaaatttctaaaaaaaaaaaaggtcgtAATATTTCGAGAAACGTTGTAATATCTTGATGTCATGAGAAAAAGGTTTCAATATATCGAGAAAACGTCATGTCCGATATTACGGAGAAAAAGTTgcaatattttgaaaataacgtctttttttctttaaaaaaaaaaaaaaaatctgaaatatcAAGAACAAATTTGTGATATCTGatattacaagaaaaaaaaaaaggtttatatttcgagaataaaaaaattctctctcatAATATCAGATATTTTGACTTTGGTTTTAAAATATGACAACTTTATTCTAGTAACATTACAACTTTCTCGCAAAATATTACAACCTTATTCTTGATATATTGTAACCTTTTCGTCGGGAGATCAGATATTACGACCTTGTTCTCTATGTTACGGATTTATTCCCGAATAATTAATTCAATTCGGTTTTAttcgtgtagcgcttttaacagtggacgttGTCTCAGAGCacatttacagaaacatataaacacagattttaagcgtgtggatttatccctatcgggcgagacggtggagacggcggtgagggaaaaactccgaGATGAtctgaagaagaaaccttgagaggaaccggactcggaagcgaacccgtcctcatctgggtcacgacggatagtgtgaaacaatgatattttttttcttttttaatggcCCTGTAGAAGGTGTGTGTACCTCGAGGAGCAGAGTGAGCAGCCTCCTGACATCACCGCTCGTGTCTCCGGCGATATCTGCCTCCAGATCCCGCTCATGCACTGCAGAGAAGATGATTAGAGTTAGAACATCGAGCAGGCCGATACCCGTCACCCTGCGAACCGAAACCCGACACCCCGAGCGCTTAGAGACATAAACCCAGAGGTACATATTCAACTTCAGAGACAAAGCGCTCCGCTTTTTTCTGCCTGCGTGTCGAACAATGAGGATAAACACAGCTCATATGAGATCGGTATTTACACAGACGTACGGACAGCCGTGTATTCAGGATTATAATGGCTGTGCTGTATGTTGTGCTCATATATTGTCCTCATCGTACAGATTCTTACGCCGCgtttatttattatcttttaCGTCGTTGTCCTGTccattttgggggaaaaaaaataataataataataatttgcacTACATGCTGTGTGTAACGTTGCACCGAGGTCTAGGAGAATATTTCGTTCTACTTGTATACGGctagaatgacaataaaactgtCCAAgctgattaaaaagaaaacctaATCTGTAACACTAAACCGAATCACAATGTGGATCCGTCACATGACCTACATGGATAATAACAGATCTGTAGTGATAACACAGTGGctttaatatacatatatacatatagacatatATCTGTCCCTACCTTGGAAGTAGGTTTCTTTGTAAGTAGCAATATCCTGCCGGAAGTGAGAGATGAAATAGtcaaatacaacaacaacaaaacaatttatGAGTGCATTAGAATTATGACGTTGTAAAAAAATTTGCTAGACAAATACGGGTATTTGAAGCTTTACTTCGGAATATTGTTAGATACAGATGTTTATAAAGTCGGGAAAAACTTGCTGTGACTTCACTCGCGGTCAAACGTTAGCTCAGATAAATTTGTAAACAAAACCTCGTGCTGTAAATCCAGGGTCTTGATACACAACAGCATTCTTAACAGTCCCCTAAGAAAAGAATGAAACCTCGCACTGCCGTTTTATTTAAGCAGTAGAAGAAGATTTCTGTAAAAGACGGGGAACACGTTCCGGCTAAAATATCATCAATATCCTCAGCTCGTTCCGAGCCACAGCTACAACATGACCACACAACCCACGAGGGTCCTATCGCTCTTATGCTACGGTcacgttcctactactggttgccgtAGTAACTAATATTCATCCTTGGGTGGCGCAACTAGCATTCGAATTTTCGAGAACAAACCGGCTTTGTTTCGTCTGTCTGCGACGGAAGCGAAAGCTTTCCGGGTCCACGAAACAACGGGGACTCGCGGGCAGCATGGCGGATCACGTGCGCTCTACCGTCTTCGCTCCCATCGGTAGTCGCTGCACCAAATCGCTCCGAATTTACATAAAGTTCAACTTTTCTCAACTCTGTCGCGCCACCGGACACGCCCACACCTAGTCGCTGTCGTCGCTCACGTCACCGGGAGTCTCCAGCCCTCACGGAAAATGAACGGTCTCCGGTCGCTGCGAGTCGCAGTATGTATGAACGTACCTTTAACCTGCAAAGTAAACAGAACGTTTCTCATGATTCCGAGACGTACAGCGTTGGTGGCAGTGCAGAGGATCTCCACCAGGACGTCCTCGTCGGTGCCCGCTCCTTTCATCGCCTTGCGCAGCTCCTTCACGGCGAACACGTGTGGCGGGTCCAGCATGGCGAGGATGGCGTTCTCGAAATTCCCCGACAGCTCGCTCTTCAGCACATCCACCAGCTCCTGAACACGTCACAAAGCACAGAGACGCACCGCTTTACACTCCTCACGTTCTTTCTGTTCCTCCTGAAGCTCTCCTTTACATGTTTCTGCTCAGATCAGGATTTAATAACGTAAGAGCTACAGATAATAAATGCCTCGTACGTCAAGatctcagggttttttttaatcgacGTAATGAAATGCTCATCGGTCACTACTGGGGGCAAGGCGATATGACAAAATCTCTAGCGTGCACCGTTTGTATCGTGATATATAGGTTTCCTaacaaacaattaaaacaattaataataataataataataataataataataataatagataattTAATATGTacaaattttattataatttttttttagaaaaattgcattttaaatgataacTTAAAACCACTTAAAAGCaataataagaacaataaataatctggacatttttatatatatatatatatatatatatatatatatatatatatatatatatatatatatatataaaaataaatgtccagattatttattgttctttatatatatatatatatatatatatatatatatatatatatatatatatatatatatatatatatatatatatatatatatatatatatatatatatataacaataaataatctggacatttatatatattatatatatatatatatatatatatatatatatatatatatatatatatatatatatata
This genomic window from Ictalurus punctatus breed USDA103 chromosome 1, Coco_2.0, whole genome shotgun sequence contains:
- the anxa13 gene encoding annexin A13 isoform X1, with product MGNFQPTIFPYEEFDVMADIKAIRKACKGLGTDEKAIIGILANRCAAQRLEIKQAYFEKYDDRKNIREAAEGTAVYSCSNELVDVLKSELSGNFENAILAMLDPPHVFAVKELRKAMKGAGTDEDVLVEILCTATNADIATYKETYFQVHERDLEADIAGDTSGDVRRLLTLLLEGNRDESYEVDEALAEQDAMSLFEAGEGCFGTDESTFSYILATRNYLQLQATFKTYESISGTEILDAIENETSGTLKKCYIALVRCAKNPQLYFARRLNAAMKGAGTDEDTLVRIIVGRSEIDLETIKDMYLEKYDVPLKEAISSECGGDFKRLLVAICH
- the anxa13 gene encoding annexin A13 isoform X2, encoding MGNFQPTIFPYEEFDVMADIKAIRKACKGLGTDEKAIIGILANRCAAQRLEIKQAYFEKYDDELVDVLKSELSGNFENAILAMLDPPHVFAVKELRKAMKGAGTDEDVLVEILCTATNADIATYKETYFQVHERDLEADIAGDTSGDVRRLLTLLLEGNRDESYEVDEALAEQDAMSLFEAGEGCFGTDESTFSYILATRNYLQLQATFKTYESISGTEILDAIENETSGTLKKCYIALVRCAKNPQLYFARRLNAAMKGAGTDEDTLVRIIVGRSEIDLETIKDMYLEKYDVPLKEAISSECGGDFKRLLVAICH